One Streptomyces sp. RPA4-2 genomic window carries:
- a CDS encoding nucleotide pyrophosphohydrolase, translating into MPKLQHRLAAFAAARNWQPYHTPKNLVAALSVEASELVEIFQWLTPEESARVMDDADTAHRVTDEVADVLAYLLQLCEVLGIDALAALDAKIDRNERRFPAPEGP; encoded by the coding sequence GTGCCGAAGCTGCAGCACCGGCTGGCCGCGTTCGCGGCCGCACGGAACTGGCAGCCGTACCACACCCCGAAGAACCTGGTCGCCGCGCTGAGCGTGGAGGCGTCCGAACTGGTCGAGATCTTCCAGTGGTTGACCCCCGAGGAGTCGGCGCGGGTCATGGACGACGCGGACACCGCGCACCGTGTCACGGACGAGGTGGCGGACGTCCTGGCCTATCTCCTGCAACTGTGCGAAGTGCTCGGTATCGACGCGCTGGCGGCGCTCGACGCGAAGATCGACCGGAACGAGCGGAGGTTCCCGGCGCCCGAGGGACCGTAG
- a CDS encoding DUF6099 family protein — MEAVRLIVVSRRALAGSGDMDEVVAEAWQAQALAQAIGSRLAVSGPPELRGEALGLTELAGRGCGVLDAAPRDIADLRAARLTELGDAREALLCLGGLLAEVGIALVGVACAADEQGTYWQCMEAIDAADESRDRVLEMLRRLADRDHGVVERGWATG, encoded by the coding sequence ATGGAAGCGGTGCGGCTCATCGTGGTGAGCAGACGTGCCCTGGCCGGGAGCGGGGACATGGACGAGGTGGTGGCGGAGGCGTGGCAGGCGCAGGCACTCGCCCAGGCCATAGGCAGTCGCCTGGCCGTCTCGGGGCCACCCGAACTGCGGGGCGAGGCCCTCGGGCTGACCGAGCTGGCGGGGCGGGGATGCGGTGTCCTCGACGCGGCGCCGCGGGACATCGCGGATCTGCGCGCCGCCCGGCTCACCGAGTTGGGTGACGCCAGGGAGGCGCTTCTGTGTCTCGGGGGGCTTCTCGCCGAGGTCGGCATCGCCCTAGTCGGCGTCGCCTGCGCGGCGGACGAACAGGGGACGTACTGGCAGTGCATGGAGGCGATCGACGCGGCGGACGAGTCACGGGACCGGGTTCTGGAGATGCTGAGGCGGCTGGCCGACCGGGATCACGGGGTGGTGGAGCGGGGGTGGGCGACGGGGTAG
- a CDS encoding LLM class F420-dependent oxidoreductase, whose protein sequence is MDLRVFTEPQQGATYETLLRVAKAAEDLHYGAFFRSDHYLHMGSVDGLPGPTDAWITLAGLARETDRIRLGTLMTAGTFRLPGVLAIQVAQVDQMSGGRVEFGLGSGWYEAEHEAYGIPFPKEKFGRLEEQLAVVTGLWNTPVGERFTYEGKFYQLKDSPALPKPAQPKVPVLIGGHGAKRTPALAARYADEFNMPFASIEDTERQFQRVRAAAAEAGRDGDDLVYSNALVACVGRTDLEVKRRADAIGRDVEELKANGLAGSPAEVVERIAQFQGVGAQRMYLQMLDLDDLDHLELIASAVMPQVG, encoded by the coding sequence ATGGATCTTCGAGTCTTCACAGAACCGCAGCAAGGGGCGACCTACGAGACGCTGCTCCGCGTCGCCAAGGCCGCCGAAGACCTCCATTACGGTGCCTTCTTCCGCTCCGACCACTACCTGCACATGGGGTCCGTCGACGGGCTCCCCGGTCCCACCGACGCGTGGATCACACTGGCCGGCCTCGCGCGCGAGACGGACCGGATCCGGCTGGGCACCCTTATGACGGCCGGCACCTTCCGCCTCCCCGGCGTCCTCGCCATCCAGGTGGCGCAGGTCGACCAGATGTCGGGCGGACGGGTGGAGTTCGGACTCGGCTCCGGCTGGTACGAGGCCGAGCACGAGGCGTACGGGATTCCGTTCCCCAAGGAGAAGTTCGGCCGGCTGGAGGAACAACTCGCCGTCGTCACAGGCCTGTGGAACACGCCGGTCGGTGAACGGTTCACCTACGAGGGGAAGTTCTACCAGCTCAAGGACTCCCCCGCGTTGCCGAAGCCCGCACAGCCGAAGGTGCCGGTCCTGATCGGCGGTCACGGGGCCAAGCGGACGCCGGCACTGGCGGCGCGGTACGCCGACGAGTTCAACATGCCCTTCGCCTCCATCGAGGACACCGAGCGGCAGTTCCAGCGGGTGCGGGCGGCGGCCGCGGAGGCCGGACGCGACGGGGACGACCTGGTGTACTCCAACGCGCTCGTCGCCTGCGTCGGCAGGACCGACCTGGAGGTGAAGCGTCGGGCGGACGCGATCGGGCGTGACGTGGAGGAGCTGAAGGCGAACGGTCTCGCGGGGTCGCCCGCGGAGGTCGTCGAGAGGATCGCCCAGTTCCAGGGCGTCGGCGCGCAGCGGATGTATCTCCAGATGCTCGACCTCGACGACCTGGATCACCTGGAGCTGATCGCGTCCGCGGTGATGCCGCAGGTGGGTTGA
- a CDS encoding 3' terminal RNA ribose 2'-O-methyltransferase Hen1 — MFLTISTTGDPERPATDLGFLLHKHPDKAQVFSTSYGTAHVLYPEVSAERCTAALLLEVDAVALVRRGKGKGRGGAPDAALAQYVNDRPYAASSLLAVAVSAVFSSAMKGQCAAKPDLPARALPLRIEVPALPARGGTDLVRQLFEPLGWTVGVEAVALDTRFPEWGASRYVRLVLESDRLTLAEALRHLYVLLPVLDDAKHYWVSSDEVDKLLRAGEGWLADHPEQKLITSRYLSRRWSLTREAMERLELVRLAETDDTEVEDIDNAVDEETDTEDRPVPLAVQRRDAILAALHARGAGRVLDLGCGQGQLVQALLKDVRFTEIVGVDVSMRALTIAARRLKLDRMGERQAARVQLLQGSLAYTDKRLKGYDAAVLSEVVEHVDLPRLPALEYAVFGSARPRTVLVTTPNVEYNVRWETLPAGHTRHGDHRFEWTREEFRSWARGVAERHGYEVEFTPVGPDDPEVGPPTQMATFSLNTTTQDTKEEKAA, encoded by the coding sequence GTGTTTCTGACGATCAGCACCACCGGCGACCCCGAACGCCCCGCGACCGACCTCGGATTCCTGCTGCACAAGCACCCCGACAAGGCGCAGGTGTTCTCGACCTCCTACGGCACGGCGCACGTCCTCTACCCCGAGGTGTCCGCCGAGCGGTGCACGGCCGCGCTGTTGCTGGAGGTCGACGCGGTGGCGCTGGTCCGGCGCGGCAAGGGCAAGGGGCGCGGCGGCGCACCCGACGCCGCGCTCGCGCAGTACGTCAACGACCGCCCGTACGCGGCCTCGTCCCTGCTCGCCGTGGCGGTGAGCGCGGTGTTCTCCAGCGCGATGAAGGGACAGTGCGCCGCGAAGCCGGACCTCCCCGCTCGTGCGCTGCCCCTGCGGATCGAGGTGCCCGCGCTTCCCGCGCGAGGCGGGACCGACCTCGTGCGCCAGCTGTTCGAGCCGCTCGGCTGGACCGTGGGCGTCGAGGCCGTGGCGCTGGACACCCGGTTCCCCGAGTGGGGTGCGTCGCGGTACGTCCGCCTAGTCCTGGAGTCGGACCGGCTGACGCTCGCCGAGGCACTGCGGCACCTCTATGTCCTGCTTCCCGTGCTCGACGACGCCAAGCACTACTGGGTGTCGTCCGACGAGGTCGACAAGCTGCTGCGGGCGGGCGAGGGCTGGCTGGCGGACCACCCCGAGCAGAAGCTGATCACCAGCCGGTACCTCTCCCGACGCTGGTCCCTGACGCGTGAGGCGATGGAGCGGCTGGAGCTCGTCCGGCTCGCCGAGACCGACGACACCGAGGTCGAGGACATCGACAACGCGGTCGACGAGGAGACCGACACCGAGGACAGGCCGGTGCCGCTCGCCGTGCAGCGGCGGGACGCGATCCTCGCCGCGCTGCACGCCCGTGGCGCCGGCCGGGTCCTCGACCTCGGCTGCGGGCAGGGGCAGTTGGTGCAGGCGCTGCTCAAGGACGTGCGGTTCACCGAGATCGTCGGGGTGGACGTGTCGATGCGCGCGCTCACCATCGCCGCGCGCCGGCTCAAGCTGGACCGGATGGGAGAGCGGCAGGCCGCACGCGTACAGCTTCTGCAGGGCTCGCTCGCCTATACCGACAAGCGGCTCAAGGGGTACGACGCCGCCGTGCTCAGCGAGGTCGTCGAACACGTCGACCTGCCCCGGCTGCCTGCCCTGGAGTACGCGGTGTTCGGCTCCGCGCGCCCCAGGACCGTCCTGGTGACCACCCCGAACGTCGAGTACAACGTCCGCTGGGAGACCCTCCCGGCCGGACACACCCGGCACGGCGACCACCGCTTCGAGTGGACCCGCGAGGAGTTCCGGAGCTGGGCGCGCGGAGTGGCCGAACGGCACGGCTACGAGGTGGAGTTCACTCCCGTTGGTCCCGACGACCCCGAGGTGGGGCCGCCGACCCAGATGGCCACGTTCTCCCTGAACACCACCACCCAGGACACGAAGGAGGAGAAGGCCGCATGA
- a CDS encoding polynucleotide kinase-phosphatase — MSSEHTTQGRVLPVTDLSLVVLIGASGSGKSTFARRHFKPTEVISSDFCRGLVADDENDQSASGDAFDVLHYIAGKRLAAGRRTVVDATNVQQESRRQLIEIARKHDVLPIAIVLDVPEEVCAGRNASRTDRADMPRRVIQRHIRELRRSLRSLEREGFRKVHVLRGEAEIEGAGISTERRFNDLTHLTGPFDIVGDIHGCASELETLLGKLGYADGVHPRGRTAVFVGDLVDRGPDTPGVLRRVMSMVGSGNALCVPGNHENKLGRHLKGRKVQHTHGLAETVAQLAGESEEFRAQVREFVDGLVSHYVLDGGRLVVCHAGLPERYHGRTSGRVRSHALYGDTTGETDEFGLPVRYPWAEDYRGRAAVVYGHTPVPQATWLNNTLCVDTGAVFGGKLTALRWPERELVDVPAERVWYEPAKPLASEAPGGHEGRPLDLADVHGRRAVETRYAGRVAVREENAAAALEVMSRFAVDPRLLPYLPPTMAPTATSRVEGYLEHPAEAFTQYREDGVARVVCEEKHMGSRAVALVCRDAGVARERFGVADGPTGSLYTRTGRPFFADTEVTEEILGRLRDAAAAAGLWEELGTDWLLLDAELMPWSLKASGLLRTQYAAVGAASGAVFPGALAALEGAAARGVDVRDLLGRQRERAADAAAFTDAYRRYCWTTDGLEGVRLAPFQILAAQGRSLAALPHDEQLALIDRLVEHDASGLLQTTRRLFVETGDAESVRAGVDWWLEMTGRGGEGMVVKPVEAVVRGAQGRLVQPGVKCRGREYLRIIYGPEYTRPENLALLRGRFLNHKRSLAIREYALGLEGLERLAEGEPLWRVHEAVFGVLALESEPVDPRL; from the coding sequence ATGAGCAGCGAACACACCACCCAGGGGCGGGTCCTGCCCGTCACCGACCTCTCCCTGGTCGTCCTGATCGGCGCGTCCGGATCGGGCAAGTCGACCTTCGCCCGCAGGCACTTCAAGCCGACCGAGGTCATCTCCAGCGACTTCTGCCGGGGCCTCGTCGCCGACGACGAGAACGACCAGAGCGCCAGCGGCGACGCCTTCGACGTCCTCCACTACATCGCGGGCAAGCGGCTCGCTGCGGGCCGGCGCACGGTGGTGGACGCGACGAACGTCCAGCAGGAGAGCCGTCGTCAGCTGATCGAGATCGCCAGGAAGCACGACGTGCTGCCCATCGCGATCGTCCTCGACGTACCCGAGGAGGTGTGCGCCGGACGCAACGCGTCCCGGACCGACCGGGCCGACATGCCACGCCGTGTCATCCAGCGGCACATCCGCGAACTCCGGCGCTCCCTGCGGAGCCTGGAGCGCGAGGGCTTCCGGAAGGTGCATGTGCTGCGCGGCGAGGCGGAGATCGAGGGCGCCGGGATCAGCACCGAGCGGCGCTTCAACGACCTGACCCACCTGACCGGTCCCTTCGACATCGTGGGCGACATCCACGGCTGCGCCTCGGAACTGGAGACCCTGCTCGGCAAGCTGGGCTATGCCGACGGTGTGCACCCGCGGGGCCGTACGGCCGTCTTCGTCGGCGACCTCGTCGACCGGGGACCGGACACGCCCGGCGTGCTGCGCCGCGTGATGTCCATGGTCGGGTCCGGCAACGCGCTGTGCGTGCCCGGCAACCACGAGAACAAGCTCGGCCGTCACCTCAAGGGCCGCAAGGTCCAGCACACCCATGGACTCGCCGAGACCGTCGCGCAGCTGGCGGGGGAGAGCGAGGAGTTCCGGGCACAGGTGAGGGAGTTCGTCGACGGTCTGGTCAGCCACTACGTCCTGGACGGCGGACGGCTCGTCGTCTGCCACGCCGGTCTGCCCGAGCGGTACCACGGCCGCACCTCGGGCCGGGTGCGTTCGCACGCGCTGTACGGCGACACGACCGGGGAGACGGACGAGTTCGGCCTGCCGGTGCGGTACCCGTGGGCGGAGGACTACCGGGGCCGTGCGGCGGTCGTCTACGGCCACACCCCGGTGCCGCAGGCGACCTGGCTGAACAACACCCTCTGCGTCGACACCGGTGCCGTCTTCGGCGGCAAGCTCACCGCGTTGCGCTGGCCGGAGCGCGAGCTCGTCGACGTACCCGCCGAGCGGGTCTGGTACGAGCCCGCCAAGCCGCTGGCCTCCGAGGCGCCCGGCGGACACGAGGGGCGTCCCCTCGACCTCGCGGACGTGCACGGCCGGCGGGCGGTCGAGACCAGGTACGCCGGGCGGGTCGCGGTGCGCGAGGAGAACGCGGCGGCTGCCCTGGAGGTCATGAGCCGCTTCGCGGTCGACCCGCGGCTGCTGCCGTACCTCCCGCCGACGATGGCGCCGACCGCGACGTCCCGGGTGGAGGGCTATCTGGAGCACCCGGCGGAGGCCTTCACCCAGTACCGGGAGGACGGGGTCGCCCGGGTCGTGTGCGAGGAGAAGCACATGGGCTCGCGGGCGGTGGCGCTGGTCTGCCGGGACGCCGGGGTGGCGCGCGAGCGGTTCGGGGTGGCAGACGGGCCCACCGGGTCGCTGTACACCCGTACCGGCAGGCCCTTCTTCGCCGACACCGAGGTCACCGAGGAGATCCTCGGACGGCTGCGGGACGCGGCGGCGGCCGCGGGTCTGTGGGAGGAACTGGGGACGGACTGGCTGTTGCTCGACGCCGAGCTGATGCCGTGGTCGCTCAAGGCGTCCGGACTGCTGCGGACGCAGTACGCGGCTGTCGGCGCCGCGTCCGGTGCGGTGTTCCCGGGGGCGCTGGCCGCGCTCGAAGGGGCGGCGGCACGGGGTGTCGACGTGCGGGACCTGCTGGGCCGGCAGCGGGAACGGGCCGCCGACGCGGCGGCGTTCACCGACGCCTACCGGCGGTACTGTTGGACGACGGACGGCCTGGAAGGGGTGCGGCTCGCGCCCTTCCAGATCCTGGCGGCGCAGGGGCGCAGCCTGGCCGCGCTCCCGCACGACGAGCAGCTCGCGCTGATCGACCGGCTCGTCGAGCACGACGCGAGCGGGCTGCTCCAGACGACCCGGCGGTTGTTCGTCGAGACCGGGGACGCGGAGTCCGTGCGGGCCGGTGTCGACTGGTGGCTGGAGATGACCGGGCGCGGCGGCGAGGGCATGGTCGTCAAGCCCGTGGAGGCGGTCGTCCGGGGCGCACAGGGTCGGTTGGTGCAGCCCGGTGTCAAGTGCCGGGGGCGGGAGTACCTGCGGATCATCTACGGACCGGAGTACACCCGGCCGGAGAACCTGGCGCTGCTGCGGGGGCGGTTCCTCAACCACAAGCGGTCGTTGGCGATCCGGGAGTACGCGCTGGGGCTGGAGGGGTTGGAGCGGCTGGCGGAGGGGGAGCCGTTGTGGCGGGTGCATGAGGCTGTGTTCGGTGTACTGGCGCTGGAGTCCGAACCGGTGGACCCACGTCTGTAG
- a CDS encoding SPFH domain-containing protein yields the protein MADITRRLGWRHLRGAPTAHVRHHRSGHLVHDGPGLSFWYRSLTAVLSEVPVDDRELAMTFHARTSDFQDVAVQATVTYRISDPGVAAARLDFSIDPDTGAWRGAPLEQLGTLLTETAQQHALDVLARTPLAAALMDGVASVRERIAGGLAAEPRLPSTGIEVVAVRVVALRPEPEVERALRTPAREQIQQEADRATYERRAVAVERERAIAENELASQIELARREEQLVDQRGTNARREAEEHAAADAVRAGAEAARTVRLADAEGTRVVRLAQAEAQAAREVGEARAVAQAAWLRVHSDVDVATLHALTGTRLAENLPRIDSVTVSPDVLTGLLSRLGGTPGEPA from the coding sequence ATGGCCGACATCACCCGGCGTCTCGGCTGGCGCCATCTGCGCGGGGCGCCGACCGCCCACGTCCGCCACCACCGGTCGGGCCACCTCGTGCACGACGGCCCCGGGCTCAGCTTCTGGTACCGCTCCCTGACCGCCGTGCTCTCCGAAGTCCCGGTGGACGACCGCGAGTTGGCGATGACCTTCCACGCCCGTACGTCCGACTTCCAGGACGTCGCGGTACAGGCAACCGTCACCTACCGCATCAGCGACCCGGGGGTCGCGGCAGCGCGCCTGGACTTCTCCATCGACCCCGACACGGGCGCCTGGCGCGGCGCGCCCCTCGAACAGCTGGGGACGCTGCTGACCGAGACGGCCCAGCAGCACGCCCTGGACGTACTCGCCCGTACGCCCCTGGCGGCGGCCCTGATGGACGGCGTCGCCTCGGTGCGCGAACGGATCGCGGGCGGCCTGGCCGCCGAACCCCGGCTTCCCTCCACGGGGATCGAGGTCGTGGCCGTACGTGTCGTGGCGCTGCGCCCCGAGCCCGAGGTGGAGCGGGCCCTGCGCACCCCTGCCCGCGAGCAGATCCAGCAGGAGGCCGACCGGGCGACGTACGAACGGCGGGCCGTCGCGGTCGAGCGGGAGCGGGCGATCGCCGAGAACGAGCTCGCCAGTCAGATCGAACTCGCCCGGCGCGAGGAGCAGTTGGTCGACCAGCGTGGCACGAACGCGCGGCGTGAGGCGGAGGAGCACGCGGCGGCGGACGCGGTGCGGGCCGGGGCGGAGGCCGCACGGACGGTCCGCCTGGCGGACGCCGAGGGCACCCGCGTGGTGCGTCTGGCCCAGGCCGAGGCGCAGGCCGCGCGCGAGGTCGGCGAGGCGCGGGCCGTGGCCCAGGCCGCCTGGCTGCGGGTCCACTCGGACGTGGACGTGGCCACGCTGCACGCCCTGACGGGCACGCGGCTCGCCGAGAACCTGCCGCGCATCGACAGCGTCACCGTGTCGCCCGACGTCCTGACCGGCCTGCTCTCGCGGCTCGGCGGGACCCCCGGAGAGCCGGCGTGA